The DNA region TTCCACCAAAAGCTTGTCGAATTTTTTCCGGATCGCTTTCAATAATTGTTGCCGCTTTATCTTTGATAGGTTGATCTGAACTCCATGCATCTGAACTTGAAGAAATTTGTAAATTAATATTATTACAGCTAATAAGTGCTAGTGTAGCAAAGAAAATCATAGCAATTCTCTGAACTGATTGATTGTTTATAGATGGATTCTCACTCATTTTCTGCATCCTAATTGCCCAACCTAATAACAGTAAAATGCACGCCACACAAACAAATCTTTGGGGGAATTGCATCGATTGAATAAACGTAAATCGAGCTGCGATACTATTCCAAGGAACGAATTTTGAAGAAAGGAATAAAAAGAAAATTCCCACTGAATTAAGTAATCGTTCAAAATGAGAAAGTTGCTTCCAAAAGACACCTGTTGAAACTGCCTGAAAAATGAACAAGAAAGAAAAAATCAATCCAAGAGTTGCCCATCCGGGCACTCCAATTGAAAAAGAAGTGCTATTTGCCATCATATCCTTAACCGCATAAGGGCTAATCAAGTCATCACCTGATAAATCATATATAGCACCAAACGTGTTAGCAGAAAGTAGGACAGCAACAAAAATAGCTAACAATGTATCTTTGATCATAACCAGTTTATTTCTACAAGTAAAAAAAGTATAAATATAAAAAGGAATCAAAGCCAATACAGCCAACACAGTTGAAAATAAGTGAACAGAAAGCAACAGTGCTATTGGTATTCCCAATAATAAAGGTTTGATCGGTCGTTCTTTATTTTGGAACATATAAACTACTGGAAGAAAAGCCAGCGGTAAAAAAGCCGCTCCCCAACCAGAAAAATTTGTTACTAGTGCATAGTAAGCAATTGTTGAGGTCGACATATAAAAAATAGCTGCTACTAGAGAATAAGAATGGTCAACTTTTGCGTAGCGCGTCAGACTATACATCGATATTCCACTGACAAAAAAACATAAGAACGATGAAACTAATTGAAACTTGAACCAAGTACCAAAAATAGCCAATATAATTGCTTGTATAAAAGCAAAATCCATACCGTACATTGCATTAACGATTCTACCAGACTGAGCAAACCCATATAAAGATTGAAAGTAATTAAAATGACCTGTCTTTAATTGCTGACTTAGATCATAAAAACGATTCATATGGAATAGAAAATCATTAGAGACAATCAATGCATGCTTATATAATTGGGGAGAAAGCATTAAAAAAGATAATAGCCCAATCATAATAATTGCTTGAAAAATCTGCTTTCTCGAGTTATTTATTGATGAGAATTTAAACATTTTTTAGCCTCCGCTTAAACATTTGTACCAAACAAATCTATCATACCATAAAGCTTTTTCTTCTCCTAGTGAAGAATGAAGTAAGATTGTTTTACCCTATATCATTGGATAAAAATTAAAAAAACTCTGTCTCTCATTAAGCGAGAGACAGAGTTTTTACATTCAAAAATTATTGAGCCACTGGATAAACAGACACTTTAAAATTAATGTTTTCCATTGTTTTCCATCATTGAACAAACAGCTAGTCGTCGCATTTTCTACGATATGATAAGTTCTATCATTTTCCACTATTTTTGATAAAGTATGGTCATTTCTTTATCCACACCATCAAATTAGTATAGTTGTTATTTTCGCAAAAAGGACTTCAAACATCGAAGTCCTTTTAAATCATTCATATTAAAAATTATAAATTGTTCTATACCAAGTATACCCTCCACCTGGAACAGGAATTGTTATTGGAAGAGTATTCCCCTGAACTGTCATAGGATAGTTCCACCAAGGGTTCCATACATAATACACTCTATAGGGCTTCCCACCACTTGGGTTCTCATTATCCACCCAGCCATATAAAGCAAATGCATGTCTAGATTTACTGGTCTGACTTCCATAACCAATTCCACCAAGATACAAAGCATTTCCTTTGCGTAAATTGCTTTCTATCACACTGTGTGATACTGTACTTTCTACTATTTTTGGATATGTTTTTCTGTAGTTTGCATAAGCAAGTATCTGTTGTGGAGAAACACCATTTTGTTCCCTCTGTTTTGCTGTTAGTTTAGGATATGAATAATTCACAATATCAACCGCTCTTGTTGCACGAGCATCTACCTTATTACTCAAAATAGCAGCAGTAACAAAAGCAGCACACCACGGAACATCTCCTTGAGTTTCATTAATTTTCCAATTTATCATCGCATAATTTTTTGCTGTACTAACACTTGAACGTGATAACTTAGAATTTTTTGAAATATTATCTTGCTTAACAAAATCCGTTTGTTCAGATATATCCTTTTCTTCAACATTACTCTCTGCTGACTGTAATGTCTCATTTGCATCTTCTATTGTAAGTTCGGTGGTTTCACTTTTTTTATTTGAGAATTCATCTATAGGTGCTTCAAATATTTTTTCAATTGTGTCGTTTATTTTATAAAAGATATCATCCTCTTTTACAAAAAAAGAAATAGGCTCGCCATTAGCAGAATCAATTGCAGCATTAACCTCATTTACTAGAAAACGAGAAACTGATGAAACATATTCCCCAAGTTCGTTTTTACGCACTGAATAAAGAAACTCTAGTTTTCCATCTAGATAAACTGGATAGTACACAGTTCCTGTTTCTGTTTTTTCTCCATCGAACATTGAAAAAGCTGACCCTAATGAATAATCGGATGCACTTATATTATTGCCTTCTAAAAACAATATTGATGTCAGTGCGAGTCCAAAATCGTTTTTCGCAAATTGATCCACTTCTCCTGATACAGATTCAGTTTGGATAATAACATCTGCACCTTCAGTGGCGTTTGCAGTTACATCTTGAAATGAAACTGCTCCAAATAAAAGCAACATTGACAAAACTATTTTTTTCATATAAAACTCCTTACTAATAGTATTAATATTATTTCTAATATTAAATTAATAATATCTAAAAGCGATTTATTTGTCAAACTGGATCGGTTTACCAGTCCCCTCAATACCTTCAGTTCCATCAATACTTTTTGTATATATCATTTCATTATCTGATAACTTAAATGTTAAAACCATTTTTTCATATTTGAGAATCATGGTATCTTTTGTAACTGTATCTACAACACAAGTATATTTATACTTCTGAACACTATTTTCAAACAATTCTGCGACGATATGTTCATTCCCCGATCTAACAAGATTTAATTCATATATCGAGTCTTCCCCTTTGCCTTTCCAAGTCTTTAAAAACATATCTGAGGCCTCCTCTTTTCTTTCTGTTTTACAACTACTAAGACTAATCAAACATATTAGAACTACTAAAATTACAGATAATCTCTTCACTAATTCTCCTCACTTTCTGAAATAACATGATGTACAATACATTTTAACACATAATGTAAGAGATATAAATAAGAGCAAACAAAAAAAGCTCCCGTCTCGTAAGAGATAGGAGCTAAAGGAGTTTTACCCTAAGGTAAAATGAAAAAATAAATAGGGTTGTTGCTAGTATAAGTTAAATATACTACTATTAGAAATCACACACAAGAAATTAGATTTCCTGTTTAATTAGCCATATACTAATTGTTGTTTACTGCCACGAACCAACCATACCGCCCCCGTAGGCGACGCAAAGTTGAACTTGTGATAGTCATAGCCATGATCTTTTACGACTTCCCCTGTATCTGCTACTCTACTTTCGTTAAATGCAAAGTACATACCAGGTCTAATCGTTTCTTGATCAGCTAGCATTGCTCCAGTAGCTGAATCAATCATATCAACGTCTGTCGCATTGATGTCGTTGTCTGTCCAGTCAAAACCTGCAGGCGCTAATGAGTTACAGCGGATTTGCCATAAGCCATTGATAAATTGGATATCATCTACCTTGTAGGCGTGTCGGCGTTTGTTTGGTGTTGGCGATGTAGGTCTATTGCTCTCTACGTCTTTTTTTAATCGCCATACTTCAAAATAACTAGGTCGATTGACATGTAAATAATAAAATTTATCAAAGCAAAGCCAAACTACCTGATATCGGATTACATGGCTTTCATCATACACATGCATCTATGCTTTACAATGCCCAAGCGACGGATAAAGCAGTTGCTGAACGTCTAGGACACTCAAACATTAAAACAAATTTAGATATCTATACTCATCTATCCGATGATCAAAAAGAAAAAACAACTGATAAATTGATACGATATGTCGATTTTTAGAAAGTATGGTCAAATGTATGGTCAATAATTATTTTAAAACAAAAAAAATAGCCAAATCCCTTGCAGCACAAAGGATTCAGCTTATTATTAATTTGCCACTGGATAAACAGACACTTGTTTTTTGTCACGGCCTTTACGTTCGAAACGTACTACACCATCAACTTTAGCAAATAAAGTGTCATCGCCACCAATACCTACGTTAGCTCCTGGATAAATTTTAGTTCCGCGTTGACGGTATAAAATTGATCCACCAGTAACAGTTTGGCCATCAGCACTCTTAGCGCCTAAGCGTTTAGATTCTGAATCACGTCCGTTGGAAGTAGAACCTCCACCTTTTTTATGGGCGAATAATTGTAAATTCATATTTAGTAACATCGTCTGCACCTCCTATTTTTCATTTATAGTTTTGACTTGAATAAATTCAAGGTTTTCTTGTTCGATTGCTTGTAAACCTAATAAAAGATTTTCCAAGAGAATTTGGGCAATATTGGTTTGTTCCTGATTCGCTTTTGAAATCATTTCAACATAAAGGTAGCCACCTTCAGCTTCATTGGTTTCAACGATCGGTTCAAAACCTGCTAGAGCATCGATCCCATTGACTGTACTGATCGTTAATGCAGAAACTGCTGCACAAACGATGTCACTGCCATAGGGTCCTGATTCAGCATGCCCGGTTACTTCAAAAGAAATGATCTGACCTGCATCATTTCGTTTAAAAGAACTTTTAATCATTGATAGGCCTTCTTTCCTATGCAACTTAAAAGAATTATGCGTTGATTGCTTCGATCACGACTTTTGTATACGGTTGACGGTGACCTTGTTTACGGTGAGTGTGTTTTTTAGGTTTGTATTTGAAAGTAACGACTTTCTTTTGTTTGCCGTGTTTTTCAACAGTTCCTTCGACAGTTGCACCTGCAACAGTTGGAGCTCCTACTTTCGTAGATTCGCCACCTACTAAGATAACTTCGTCAAAAACAACTTTTTCGCCAGCTTCTACGTCTAATTTTTCAACGTAAATTGCTTGACCTACCTCAACTTTTACTTGTTTACCACCAGTTTTGATAATTGCGTACATGCTATACAGCACCTCCTTCTTCTAAACTTAGACTCGCCATCCCAAGTGATGAGGATCTCATGCTTAAGACTTGTTCTGTGCGGTTGTAGCTGTGGAGACCACAATTACAACAGTAATACTATATCAAAATAAGGTAAGAGAGTCAATGAAAACTTGAGTTTTCCGTTACTTTCTCTGCTTCTAAAAAAACTTTAGCGTTATTTCTAATTAATGATTGACTTTGTTTTACATGTTCATTATAATAAATTTTGTCGTGTTATTCATGCGCCAATAGCTCAGCTGGATAGAGCACTCGCCTTCTAAGCGAGCGGTCGGGAGTTCGAATCTCTCTTGGCGTATAGTACCGAATTATAAAAAGCACAGAATGAACAATAAATTGTTCATTCTGTGCTTTTTAAAACTTATATTTCAATGACTTAACTAGGAAATTCTTTTTCCGTATAATAAATTCCAGATCCTTGAAATGGATATTCTGCTGATGGAATGGTACTAGTAGTTAACACCCTAAAGTTACTGCCAGCCATATATAAGGTAGCAGGAATCTGCTCACCACCTGTAGATCCATAAGATATACCAAAACTACCTGTACTATGTGGTTCAAATCCTTCAGGTATCTTCGCAACGTTCACCCATCGTACAGGACCTGTAATAGTCAAATATGATCCGACTATAACCATGTTTCCTATACGCCAAAGTCGTATATACCCACTTTTAATATTGGCATTAACTGTTGAATCTAAAGTAATTTCCTTGTAAACCGTACCCTTATCAACTGCAATAGGAACATTGTTGATTTGTGGAACACTCGTAAAATTCTTCACCCCAGCAATATCTTCATCACCCGTTTTTTTCACCAATGTTTCATCTAGTCCATCAATCGCGCTTGTATGTGTCTTCGGATAAAGTAAATTCCCTTTTTCTTCTAATTGTACGATATCTGCCATTATACTGATCCCACCTTATTAAATGTTATTGTTGGTAATGTATCTAATTTTTTCTTATCTGCCGCACTCATCAACCCGTTTACTGTTTGAGTTGCAGCAGCAGTCGTTGTTGCATTTGTTCCAGCAGGTCCTTGAGGGCCAGTTGCTCCTTGTGCTCCTGTTAGTCCTTGCGGGCCTGCTGGACCCGTTTCTCCTTTTTCCCCTTTGATCGTTGTGATCCCTTCAACTGCACTTACATGCGTTTTTGGATAGACAACGACGCCATCGCTTTTTAATTCAACGATATCTGTCATACTGATCCCACCTTATCTATTGTGATTCCTGTTCCTTCAACGCCTAAATCCTTTGCTGTCAGTGTGATATCTCCTGTTTTACCATTGATAGAGGTCACACCTGTTCCTACATTTTCGATACTCTCAAATCCTAGAATCGCACTTACATGCGTTTCCGGAAACACTTGGCGTTTCACACCTGCTGGATCTGTTTCCATAACTTTTTTGATTTCTACTTCATTTGCCATTAAACGGAGCCCACCTTTCGTAAAAAGAATGTATCTTGTTTTTGACTGTCGATTTCAGCAATGACCAATGCTGAAGCTTCTTTTTTATGCGGCACTGTCCCTACTTTTGTCATACCATGGTTCAAGCTGAATTTATCATCACGAATCGTTCGTAAAATACCTGTTTCTCCGCTTTTCAACGTGAAATGAGATTGTTTTAGCTCTTCGATCAAATTCAGCAGATTCCCCGCTGCGTTCTCATCTAGAATGGTTTTAATAGAAGCAAACCACTCATCGAAGGCTGCTCTTTTAACAGCAGTCCACTGATCGAAACGCTCCTGATTTGACGTGATCCATCCTTGAAATTCATTGATGATCCGCTGTAATTCTGCTTGTGCAACGAGATACCAGTCATCATAAATTTCCTGACAGGTTTTCACCCATTCTGTAAAATAGCGTAAGATTTCTTCAAAGGTCCAAATATAATTACTGTCTTTGATTCCATCTTCGTAAATACTTTCTTTTACTTGATAAGCAAAATCTCTTGTTGAAAATTGCTGACGCCAGCTTAGATCCTTTTGGAGTTCTCTAAAGCTGAAGTAGGCTGTATTTTCTCCCACTGACTGCATATCATAATTGGTTAATGTATATTGAATTTTCCCTTTTTTTGCATCAATGATCTTAGTCACTTTCTGTTCAGATAGTCCTAAGCCGGCATGATGTCCTTGTTTCACACAGAAAAAGGGAGTTAAATTTGAAATGTCTTTTGGTTTGCCGTGTTCTGTGATCGTAACATCCAACACTTGAGTGCCTTCGTCAAATTGACGAATGACCATCGTTGGAATGTTGTCATTCGATTGTGTGATGGATAAAAAAATTGGATAAACGATAGACATTCACTCACTCCTTTCTAAAAATCGATTATTTGGGTGGGATGACGATTGAGCTGATCTCACTCGATCCGACCCATGTACGTTCGTATCTTTCTATAATTTGACCTTTGCCAATATTTTGTTCGTAGGTTTGAAAACCTCCAGCAGTTAATCCTCTGATAACGCCGGTATGTCCATAGGTATAATCAACATTAAAGCCTCCGATATTTCCGCCACGCCTCCAATTGATGATTGCGCCTGTAACTAGGTCTTTGTATTCAGGTTGAAAAATGACTCTCCAACCCACTGCTGCCCAATCGTACGAACTACCGATATCAGCTGCCGCAGCTGTGTTTCCAATCACGTGACTTAAACCATATTGAGTTTCTGCGCCTAATCCACAACCACCTAAAAAGCCTGAATATTCAGCCGGTACAGCATAGCACTGTCCATTCCCCCAATATTGGCCCACTAATGATTCTAGATGATCCAATCCTGCTTTGCCCGCTCCTGTTGACGGCTTTAAATCTTTAAATTTGTTGTACCATTCTTGTGCATAACCTTGTCTTTCTGGGTGAGCATTTTTAGGACGTTCAAAATTCATTTCAAAAGCATAGGCTGCCGTCGCCGGGTCCGTAAGTCCTTTAAACCCATCAACCCCAGTTGGATGGACGACACCAAGCCATTGACCATTATACATACACCAATCAATCAGTTTGACTTGAGCTAATGTTGATTTATAGTCATTGGTAATCCCAGCAGCTCCAACAAGACGTTTAACATACTCACGACCATCCCAAGTCGGACTTCCAATCAGTGGATAACTTGAACCATCCCACTGTACTAAACCATAAGCTGGCCCATCTATTTGATCTGTATCAGGATCCATCGTTCCGCCCGTTTCTTGTTGAACATTTCCTAAAATTCCAGCTGCTGCAGCTTGGCTGTACCCATTAGAGACTAGGTAACTCCATAAATCCCAAGCAAATTTATCTATTTGAGTTGTTATTTCTGGAGGATATCCTCCACCAGTTCCACCATTGCCGCCGCTACCATTACCGTTTCCAGTGATTTCTTTCCCATTCAAGAAGAGTTTTCCTTTTATGTGTAAGTCACCATTAATTGCTCCTTGCCCATACAATCGCCAAATTTTCTTATCGGCAGTTGATTCTTTCGGTATTTCAAATACAGGGCCTGGTGCTCGTTCTTCTTTAGAAATCGCCGAACCAATAGCAAATTGATATCCAGGAATCTGACATATCGCAACACCAACAGGTTCCTTGGTTTTACTATCCACTGTTGCCCCAATCCAAGCTTCTTCTTCATTTTTCTTTTGGTTTCTAAAAGCTATAGTTCCATTTGATTGAAGTTTTATCTGAAAAGCATTATCACTTTTTGTTTGGACGTTGACACCTTCTAATGTGCCTGCCTGAATGAAATCAGCATTAAACTTCCCATCGATTGTCCAAGCTGTTTTTGGTTGATTGGTAAATTTATCTTTTATAAACCCGATTCCATCTGAATTCATCACTAAAAAATTGCTACTTTTTTCTAATGAGTCACCATTCATAAATACCATCTGATACGGTTCTCGACTATCAGACTTTCCTGTCTCGATCCCGTTCATCAATTTGATCGATCCGCCTTTTGCTCCGCGAATAATATCATCTTGCCATTTAGAGATTTCTTCTGAATCATAAAATGTCATCTTTTTTTCTTCTAAGGAAGCAACATTTCCTTTTAAATCTGATGCGGCTTTTGACATACTTTTTGTGATATTATCTCCTAATCCAGCTTCCACTTTTCCTGTCAAACGATCGATTTTGACTTTAAAAATCCGTGTTTGATAATGGTAGTTGCGTTCATGATGATGGATCGTCACTGTGTTCCCGATCGCATCGCCGCCTAAGACTTCTGTTTTAAACTGTGTGAGCGGGCGAGAATAGTTCACAAGTGCCTCATAGGTTTGTTTTAGTAATTCTTTTGGCTCTTCAACTTCATCAAAAGTGATGACCTTTTCTCGTTTTCGCATTCCGCCATTTTTTAAAGGAATGCCGTATTGCTTCGTCATCTCAGGAAATTCTAACCAGTTTTGTCCCTTCGGCTTATCTAATGGATCGCCGTTTGACTTCTTCCATTCGATCGTTGTAAATTCAGCACGCTTGCCTTTACCATCACCGACATCTTCTCCGCGTCCACGACCGATCAAGCTTGTATAGACTTCATTGCGATCTTGCTCTTTAACAATACTTAGTGCTTTATCACCATACGTAAAACGCTGATTGCTCTGTATACCGATTTCACGATAGACTTCTACCCATTTTTCAGTGATCCCAATACCGTCGACCTTATATTTAAACAGGATCTCACAGCCTTTAGTCTGTAGCTCTTTCAAGGCATCACGAATCGATAAATAACTAAAGTCTGCAGTTACTGAAGGGAGTCCACTATCTACGTGACCGATCTGCCATTCTGTCTCTTGTAATAACTTTTGAAGCGTTGATTTAATAGAAACATTTTTTACCGAAATATTTTTTATGACATATGAATCCAACTCATCCGGTGCAAAAGCGATACCTACAAATGAAAGAATATTTTCAGCTTCACTATCGACAACAATGCGGTACAAGCTGTAAAAGTCTTTACTTTCCTTTACAGCCATATATGAGGCCCCTTTTAATTCCTCATCATAAATTGTGGAAACATTCAAGGTATCATGGAGCAATTCTTCTTTATTGTTTGTGATCTCTTTTTCCTGAACAATCTCTACTAATTCCTTTTCATTTACGATCCGAAGAAGGTGTTGCTGTTCATCAAAAAAATAGACACTTGTCATAATTGCACCTCCCGATAAGCGATCGTCATTTGACCATTACTACATGTGATTGTTTGCCCTTCCTTAATACTGAAATTTTCAAAATCACTTTCTAAGTCCAATAAAAAGGTTTGGTCGATTCCGTTCACAAATACCTTGCCTTTTAAGAAATCAAATACGACCTGATCATCAGCACTTAAGTTATAGCTGGTAATTTTTATTGTCTTGTCTTCATTTTGAATCAACAGTGTGCCAAATTTAGCAATCTTCACAGTGATTTTTTCAGGTGTCACTGGATATGGTAAATAAGTTGTGATTTGGCTGTCAGTTGATAGCAAAAGCGAATACTTTTTGGGATCATTACAAAGTAGTTCAAAGCTTGCGATGATATTATTCGTATCGCCACGCACCTCATCTGTTGTGACATATTGACCGTAATAGTGGTAATCAAGCTCATCTTTAAAGCGAAGCTCGACATCCTTTTCCCGATAAAGCAGCTGCATCAAACGATGGTATTTTTTTTGCACATCCTGAGCATTTTTGCCCATCAATTGATAGGTGACTTTGATCGTTCTA from Enterococcus sp. 9D6_DIV0238 includes:
- a CDS encoding C47 family peptidase, encoding MKKIVLSMLLLFGAVSFQDVTANATEGADVIIQTESVSGEVDQFAKNDFGLALTSILFLEGNNISASDYSLGSAFSMFDGEKTETGTVYYPVYLDGKLEFLYSVRKNELGEYVSSVSRFLVNEVNAAIDSANGEPISFFVKEDDIFYKINDTIEKIFEAPIDEFSNKKSETTELTIEDANETLQSAESNVEEKDISEQTDFVKQDNISKNSKLSRSSVSTAKNYAMINWKINETQGDVPWCAAFVTAAILSNKVDARATRAVDIVNYSYPKLTAKQREQNGVSPQQILAYANYRKTYPKIVESTVSHSVIESNLRKGNALYLGGIGYGSQTSKSRHAFALYGWVDNENPSGGKPYRVYYVWNPWWNYPMTVQGNTLPITIPVPGGGYTWYRTIYNF
- a CDS encoding lytic exoenzyme target recognition domain-containing protein; amino-acid sequence: MHVYDESHVIRYQVVWLCFDKFYYLHVNRPSYFEVWRLKKDVESNRPTSPTPNKRRHAYKVDDIQFINGLWQIRCNSLAPAGFDWTDNDINATDVDMIDSATGAMLADQETIRPGMYFAFNESRVADTGEVVKDHGYDYHKFNFASPTGAVWLVRGSKQQLVYG
- the rpmA gene encoding 50S ribosomal protein L27; protein product: MLLNMNLQLFAHKKGGGSTSNGRDSESKRLGAKSADGQTVTGGSILYRQRGTKIYPGANVGIGGDDTLFAKVDGVVRFERKGRDKKQVSVYPVAN
- a CDS encoding ribosomal-processing cysteine protease Prp, which translates into the protein MIKSSFKRNDAGQIISFEVTGHAESGPYGSDIVCAAVSALTISTVNGIDALAGFEPIVETNEAEGGYLYVEMISKANQEQTNIAQILLENLLLGLQAIEQENLEFIQVKTINEK
- the rplU gene encoding 50S ribosomal protein L21 — protein: MYAIIKTGGKQVKVEVGQAIYVEKLDVEAGEKVVFDEVILVGGESTKVGAPTVAGATVEGTVEKHGKQKKVVTFKYKPKKHTHRKQGHRQPYTKVVIEAINA
- a CDS encoding collagen-like protein; this translates as MTDIVELKSDGVVVYPKTHVSAVEGITTIKGEKGETGPAGPQGLTGAQGATGPQGPAGTNATTTAAATQTVNGLMSAADKKKLDTLPTITFNKVGSV
- a CDS encoding phage baseplate upper protein, which codes for MSIVYPIFLSITQSNDNIPTMVIRQFDEGTQVLDVTITEHGKPKDISNLTPFFCVKQGHHAGLGLSEQKVTKIIDAKKGKIQYTLTNYDMQSVGENTAYFSFRELQKDLSWRQQFSTRDFAYQVKESIYEDGIKDSNYIWTFEEILRYFTEWVKTCQEIYDDWYLVAQAELQRIINEFQGWITSNQERFDQWTAVKRAAFDEWFASIKTILDENAAGNLLNLIEELKQSHFTLKSGETGILRTIRDDKFSLNHGMTKVGTVPHKKEASALVIAEIDSQKQDTFFLRKVGSV
- a CDS encoding phage tail spike protein, which gives rise to MMTSVYFFDEQQHLLRIVNEKELVEIVQEKEITNNKEELLHDTLNVSTIYDEELKGASYMAVKESKDFYSLYRIVVDSEAENILSFVGIAFAPDELDSYVIKNISVKNVSIKSTLQKLLQETEWQIGHVDSGLPSVTADFSYLSIRDALKELQTKGCEILFKYKVDGIGITEKWVEVYREIGIQSNQRFTYGDKALSIVKEQDRNEVYTSLIGRGRGEDVGDGKGKRAEFTTIEWKKSNGDPLDKPKGQNWLEFPEMTKQYGIPLKNGGMRKREKVITFDEVEEPKELLKQTYEALVNYSRPLTQFKTEVLGGDAIGNTVTIHHHERNYHYQTRIFKVKIDRLTGKVEAGLGDNITKSMSKAASDLKGNVASLEEKKMTFYDSEEISKWQDDIIRGAKGGSIKLMNGIETGKSDSREPYQMVFMNGDSLEKSSNFLVMNSDGIGFIKDKFTNQPKTAWTIDGKFNADFIQAGTLEGVNVQTKSDNAFQIKLQSNGTIAFRNQKKNEEEAWIGATVDSKTKEPVGVAICQIPGYQFAIGSAISKEERAPGPVFEIPKESTADKKIWRLYGQGAINGDLHIKGKLFLNGKEITGNGNGSGGNGGTGGGYPPEITTQIDKFAWDLWSYLVSNGYSQAAAAGILGNVQQETGGTMDPDTDQIDGPAYGLVQWDGSSYPLIGSPTWDGREYVKRLVGAAGITNDYKSTLAQVKLIDWCMYNGQWLGVVHPTGVDGFKGLTDPATAAYAFEMNFERPKNAHPERQGYAQEWYNKFKDLKPSTGAGKAGLDHLESLVGQYWGNGQCYAVPAEYSGFLGGCGLGAETQYGLSHVIGNTAAAADIGSSYDWAAVGWRVIFQPEYKDLVTGAIINWRRGGNIGGFNVDYTYGHTGVIRGLTAGGFQTYEQNIGKGQIIERYERTWVGSSEISSIVIPPK
- a CDS encoding distal tail protein Dit, whose translation is MYYFEDTLEKGHKDELILPSSAMMYDGVYIEKMIEGYRTLAVTGREMLSLDIETQNTQVGSIKLNQKLPARTIKVTYQLMGKNAQDVQKKYHRLMQLLYREKDVELRFKDELDYHYYGQYVTTDEVRGDTNNIIASFELLCNDPKKYSLLLSTDSQITTYLPYPVTPEKITVKIAKFGTLLIQNEDKTIKITSYNLSADDQVVFDFLKGKVFVNGIDQTFLLDLESDFENFSIKEGQTITCSNGQMTIAYREVQL